A single Stutzerimonas stutzeri DNA region contains:
- the znuC gene encoding zinc ABC transporter ATP-binding protein ZnuC: MSEALIRLDDIHVHFAKQVVLEGADLRVHCGEIVTLIGPNGAGKTTLVRAVLGLLKPDSGTVWRKPKLRVGYMPQKLHVDPTLPLSVLRFLRLVPGVDRAGALAALEEVGAEQVIDSPLQSVSGGEMQRVLLARALLRKPELLVLDEPVQGVDVAGQAELYRLIGRLRERYGCGVLMVSHDLHLVMSATDQVVCLNRHVCCSGHPEQVSTDPAFVELFGQDARSLAVYHHQHDHSHDLHGSVVTGKSHVHGPGCKH, translated from the coding sequence ATGAGCGAGGCGCTGATCCGCCTGGATGATATCCATGTGCATTTCGCCAAGCAGGTGGTGCTCGAAGGGGCCGACCTGCGCGTGCATTGCGGCGAGATCGTTACCCTGATCGGCCCTAACGGGGCCGGCAAGACCACGCTGGTACGCGCCGTGCTCGGCTTGTTGAAGCCAGACAGCGGGACGGTCTGGCGCAAGCCGAAGCTGCGGGTCGGCTATATGCCGCAGAAGCTTCATGTCGATCCGACCCTGCCGCTCTCGGTGCTGCGCTTTCTGCGCCTGGTCCCTGGCGTGGATCGCGCCGGCGCCCTGGCGGCGCTGGAGGAAGTTGGCGCCGAGCAGGTGATCGACAGCCCGCTGCAGTCCGTATCGGGTGGCGAGATGCAGCGCGTGCTGCTGGCCCGCGCACTGCTGCGCAAGCCGGAGCTGCTGGTGCTGGACGAGCCGGTCCAGGGCGTCGATGTCGCCGGGCAGGCCGAGCTCTACCGATTGATTGGCCGACTGCGTGAACGCTACGGTTGCGGCGTGCTGATGGTGTCCCATGATCTGCACCTGGTGATGAGCGCCACCGATCAGGTGGTCTGCCTGAATCGCCACGTGTGCTGCTCAGGCCATCCGGAGCAGGTCAGCACCGATCCGGCCTTCGTCGAGCTGTTCGGCCAGGACGCACGCAGCCTCGCGGTCTATCACCACCAGCACGACCATAGCCATGACCTGCACGGCAGCGTGGTGACCGGCAAATCCCATGTTCACGGTCCCGGCTGCAAGCATTGA
- a CDS encoding M48 family metallopeptidase: MNSAASLRYLQGYPDPLLQQVRQLIADGRLGDYLQRRYPQRHQVQSDKALYGYVQQLRQAHLKNAPGIDKVLYDNRLDLTHRALGLHTAVSRVQGGKLKAKKEIRVAALFKEAAPEFLQMIVVHELAHLRESDHNRAFYKLCEHMMPGYAQTEFDLRCYLHWRELQNA; the protein is encoded by the coding sequence ATGAACAGCGCCGCCTCCCTGCGTTATCTGCAAGGTTACCCGGACCCCTTGCTGCAACAGGTCCGTCAATTGATCGCCGATGGGCGGCTGGGCGACTACCTCCAGCGTCGCTACCCGCAGCGTCATCAGGTACAGAGCGACAAGGCACTGTACGGCTACGTCCAGCAGTTGCGACAGGCCCATCTGAAAAACGCACCCGGCATCGACAAGGTGCTGTATGACAACCGCCTGGACCTGACCCACCGCGCGCTCGGCCTGCACACTGCCGTATCGCGGGTCCAGGGCGGCAAGCTCAAGGCGAAGAAGGAGATCCGCGTCGCCGCCCTGTTCAAGGAAGCGGCGCCCGAATTCCTGCAGATGATCGTCGTCCACGAGCTGGCGCACCTGCGCGAAAGCGATCACAACCGCGCCTTCTACAAGCTCTGCGAGCACATGATGCCGGGCTATGCGCAAACCGAGTTCGACCTGCGCTGCTACCTGCATTGGCGTGAGCTGCAAAACGCCTGA
- a CDS encoding SCO family protein — MTRIQNTVFILVALVALVIGLTVYKVLNSAQPLDTAELLDAGIVMLPQGRDMPELTLTNQDGEAMALKQLEGRWSLLFFGYTFCPDICPATLAELRQLRGMLPEEALPRVQPILVSVDPERDTPEQLKKYLDYFGAGFIGLTGPLDDIQTLANAAGVPFIPGDTSKENYTVDHGGNLALIGPDGRLRGFIRAPLRTEKLATQLPAVLALE, encoded by the coding sequence ATGACCCGCATTCAGAACACCGTCTTCATTCTCGTGGCGCTGGTTGCGCTGGTCATTGGCCTGACGGTCTACAAGGTGCTCAATAGCGCGCAACCGCTCGATACGGCCGAGCTGCTCGATGCCGGCATCGTCATGCTGCCCCAGGGGCGGGACATGCCGGAGCTGACACTGACCAACCAGGACGGCGAGGCGATGGCGCTGAAGCAGCTCGAAGGCCGCTGGAGCCTGCTGTTCTTCGGCTATACGTTCTGCCCCGATATCTGCCCGGCCACGCTCGCCGAGCTGCGGCAACTGCGCGGCATGCTGCCTGAAGAGGCGTTGCCGCGGGTGCAGCCGATCCTGGTCAGCGTCGATCCGGAGCGCGACACGCCCGAGCAGTTGAAGAAATACCTGGATTACTTCGGTGCCGGGTTCATCGGCCTGACGGGGCCGCTGGACGATATCCAGACCCTGGCCAACGCAGCCGGCGTGCCGTTCATCCCTGGCGACACCTCGAAAGAAAACTACACCGTCGACCACGGCGGCAACCTGGCGCTGATCGGGCCGGACGGCCGTCTGCGCGGGTTCATCCGCGCTCCGCTTCGCACCGAGAAGCTTGCCACGCAATTGCCGGCGGTACTGGCGCTGGAGTAA
- a CDS encoding methionine ABC transporter ATP-binding protein gives MIEFHQVHKTYRSTDRRDAGREIPALKPTQLEIGAGEVFGLIGHSGAGKSTLLRLINRLEEPSGGRILVNGEDVTALDADGLRRFRQRVGMIFQHFNLLMSKTVADNVAMPLRLAGSYSRSEIDSRVAALLERVGLKEHARKYPAQLSGGQKQRVGIARALATEPDILLCDEATSALDPQTTASVLQLLAEINRELKLTIVLITHEMDVIRRVCDRVAVMDGGEIVEQGPVTEVFLHPQHPTTQRFVLEDEAVDESEQRDDFAHVPGRILRLTFQGEATYKPLLGTVARETGVDFSILSGRIDRIKDTPYGQLTLALVGGDMAAALARLDAADVHVEVLR, from the coding sequence GTGATCGAATTTCACCAAGTCCATAAGACCTACCGGAGCACCGACCGCCGCGATGCCGGCCGCGAGATTCCCGCGCTCAAGCCGACGCAGCTGGAGATCGGCGCCGGGGAAGTGTTTGGCCTGATCGGCCACTCCGGTGCTGGCAAGAGTACGCTGCTGCGCCTGATCAACCGCCTGGAAGAACCCTCGGGCGGACGCATCCTGGTCAACGGCGAGGATGTCACCGCACTGGACGCCGACGGCCTGCGGCGTTTTCGCCAACGTGTCGGGATGATCTTCCAGCACTTCAACCTGCTGATGTCCAAGACCGTGGCCGACAACGTCGCCATGCCGTTGCGCCTGGCCGGCAGCTATTCACGCAGCGAGATCGATAGCCGCGTGGCCGCCCTGCTCGAGCGCGTCGGCCTCAAGGAGCACGCCCGCAAATACCCGGCGCAGCTGTCGGGTGGGCAGAAGCAGCGCGTCGGCATCGCCCGGGCACTGGCCACCGAGCCGGACATTCTGCTCTGCGACGAAGCCACCAGCGCGCTCGACCCGCAGACCACCGCCTCGGTGCTGCAACTGCTGGCCGAAATCAATCGCGAGCTGAAGCTGACCATCGTCCTGATTACCCACGAAATGGACGTGATCCGCCGCGTCTGTGATCGCGTGGCGGTGATGGACGGCGGCGAAATCGTCGAGCAAGGGCCGGTGACCGAGGTCTTCCTGCACCCCCAGCATCCCACCACACAGCGCTTCGTTCTCGAAGACGAGGCCGTCGACGAAAGCGAACAGCGCGACGACTTCGCGCATGTACCGGGCCGTATTCTGCGCCTGACGTTCCAGGGCGAGGCCACCTACAAGCCGCTGCTGGGCACTGTCGCGCGCGAAACCGGGGTCGATTTCAGCATCCTTTCCGGGCGCATCGACCGAATCAAGGACACCCCCTACGGCCAGTTGACCCTGGCGCTGGTCGGCGGCGACATGGCCGCCGCGCTGGCCCGTCTGGATGCCGCTGACGTGCATGTGGAGGTACTGCGCTGA
- a CDS encoding MetQ/NlpA family ABC transporter substrate-binding protein, whose amino-acid sequence MKKLLAAFAAVAAFSAQAADELNVAATAVPHAEILEFVKPQLAQQGVDLKVKVFTDYVQPNVQVAEKRLDANFFQHQPYLDEFNKGKGTELVSVAGVHIEPFGAYSSELKSLDELPDGATVVIPNDATNGGRALLLLAKAGVITLKDGAGITATPKDIAENPKHIKIRELEAATLPRVLTQVDLALINTNYALEAKLNPTEDALYIEGSDSPYVNILVARPDNKDSDAMQKLAQALHSDEVKQFISEKYQGAVVPAF is encoded by the coding sequence ATGAAAAAACTGCTTGCCGCCTTTGCCGCTGTTGCGGCGTTCTCCGCCCAGGCCGCCGACGAGCTGAACGTCGCCGCCACCGCCGTTCCGCACGCGGAAATACTCGAGTTCGTCAAACCCCAGCTGGCCCAGCAGGGCGTCGACCTCAAGGTGAAAGTATTCACCGACTACGTGCAGCCCAACGTCCAGGTCGCCGAGAAGCGCCTGGATGCCAACTTCTTCCAGCATCAGCCCTACCTCGATGAATTCAACAAGGGCAAGGGCACCGAGCTGGTCAGCGTCGCCGGCGTGCACATCGAGCCTTTCGGCGCTTATTCGAGTGAACTGAAGTCGCTGGACGAGTTGCCAGACGGTGCCACCGTGGTCATCCCCAACGACGCCACCAACGGCGGCCGGGCGTTGTTGCTGCTGGCCAAGGCCGGCGTGATCACCCTCAAGGACGGTGCGGGCATCACCGCGACGCCGAAAGACATCGCCGAAAATCCAAAGCACATCAAGATCCGTGAGCTGGAAGCCGCCACCCTGCCGCGCGTACTGACCCAGGTCGACCTGGCGTTGATCAACACCAACTACGCGCTGGAAGCCAAGCTCAACCCCACCGAAGACGCGCTGTACATCGAAGGCAGCGACTCGCCCTACGTGAACATCCTTGTTGCCCGTCCGGACAACAAGGACAGCGATGCCATGCAGAAGCTCGCCCAGGCCCTGCACAGCGACGAAGTGAAGCAGTTCATCAGCGAGAAGTACCAGGGCGCCGTCGTCCCGGCGTTCTGA
- the znuB gene encoding zinc ABC transporter permease subunit ZnuB codes for MPDFLLNALLAGLALALVAGPLGSFVVWRRMAYFGDTLSHSALLGVALGLMLEVNLTLTVIVCCVLLAVLLVTLQQRQPLASDTLLGILAHSTLSLGLVSLSFMQDVRIDLMGYLFGDLLAVSPTDLAWIVGGSALVLLALIPLWRPLLAVTVHEELARVEGLPVAAIRLALMLLIAMVIAVAMKIVGVLLITSLLIIPAAAVQRHARTPEQMAAGASMLGLLAVCMGLTLSWFKDTPAGPSIVVSAAALFLLSFAWRRRPG; via the coding sequence ATGCCCGACTTTCTTCTCAACGCGTTGCTTGCCGGCCTTGCGCTGGCGCTGGTGGCCGGCCCGCTCGGCTCATTCGTAGTGTGGCGGCGCATGGCCTATTTCGGCGATACCCTTTCGCACTCCGCGCTGCTTGGCGTGGCGCTCGGCCTGATGCTGGAGGTCAACCTGACCCTGACGGTCATCGTGTGCTGCGTGCTGCTGGCCGTTCTGCTGGTCACGCTGCAGCAACGCCAGCCGCTGGCTTCGGACACCCTGCTCGGCATCCTCGCGCACAGCACCCTGTCCCTCGGCCTGGTATCGCTGAGCTTCATGCAGGACGTCCGCATCGATCTGATGGGTTACCTGTTCGGTGACCTGCTGGCGGTCAGCCCGACCGATCTGGCCTGGATCGTCGGTGGCAGCGCGCTGGTGCTGCTGGCCCTGATACCGTTGTGGCGACCCTTGCTGGCGGTGACCGTGCACGAAGAGCTGGCGAGGGTGGAAGGGCTGCCGGTCGCGGCCATCCGGCTGGCGCTGATGCTGCTGATCGCCATGGTCATCGCCGTGGCGATGAAGATCGTCGGCGTTCTGCTGATCACTTCGTTGTTGATCATTCCGGCCGCGGCGGTCCAGCGCCACGCCCGCACGCCGGAGCAGATGGCCGCTGGCGCCAGCATGCTGGGCCTGCTGGCGGTCTGCATGGGGCTGACGCTGTCCTGGTTCAAGGATACGCCGGCAGGGCCTTCGATCGTGGTGTCGGCGGCCGCGCTGTTCCTGCTGAGCTTCGCCTGGCGCCGCCGCCCGGGCTGA
- a CDS encoding methionine ABC transporter permease, with product MEALLANVDWYEIWLATLDTLLMLGGSLLFTILLGLPLGVLLFLTGPRQLFENGPLYAFLSFVVNVLRSLPFIILLIVMIPFTVLITGTSLGVAGAIPPLVVGAAPFFARLVETALREVDRGIIEATQAMGASTRQIIFNALLPEARPGIIAAITVTAITLVSYTAMAGVVGAGGLGDLAIRFGYQRFQTDVMVVTVILLLVLVQVLQSVGDKLVTHFSRK from the coding sequence ATGGAAGCCCTGCTGGCAAACGTCGACTGGTACGAAATCTGGCTGGCGACCCTCGACACCCTGCTGATGCTCGGTGGCTCGCTGTTGTTCACCATCCTGTTGGGCCTGCCGCTGGGCGTGCTGCTGTTCCTCACCGGCCCGCGTCAGCTGTTCGAAAATGGCCCGCTGTACGCCTTCCTTTCGTTCGTGGTCAACGTGCTGCGTTCGTTGCCGTTCATCATTCTGCTGATCGTGATGATTCCCTTCACGGTGTTGATCACCGGCACCTCGCTGGGCGTCGCCGGAGCGATCCCGCCGCTGGTGGTGGGCGCCGCGCCGTTCTTCGCGCGGCTGGTGGAAACCGCCCTGCGCGAGGTCGATCGCGGCATCATCGAAGCGACCCAGGCGATGGGCGCCAGCACCCGGCAGATCATCTTCAATGCACTGCTGCCCGAGGCGCGCCCGGGCATCATTGCCGCGATTACCGTGACGGCCATTACGCTGGTGTCCTACACCGCGATGGCCGGGGTGGTCGGTGCGGGCGGTCTTGGCGATCTCGCGATCCGCTTCGGCTATCAGCGCTTCCAGACCGACGTTATGGTAGTCACCGTAATCCTGTTGCTGGTGCTGGTGCAGGTACTGCAGAGCGTCGGTGACAAACTGGTCACTCATTTTTCTCGTAAATAA
- the zur gene encoding zinc uptake transcriptional repressor Zur, with protein sequence MSNTPLACTPHDHRHCVSSALAEADTLCERAGVRLTTLRKRVLELVWQSHKPLGAYDILAELSTQDGRRAAPPTVYRALDFLLENGLVHRIASLNAFIGCNHPEHPHQGQFLICRNCHTAIELEQATVSAAIDHAARSVDFQVEGQTVEVVGLCAICRSAA encoded by the coding sequence ATGTCGAACACACCGCTGGCCTGTACCCCCCATGACCACCGTCACTGCGTCAGCAGCGCGCTGGCGGAAGCCGATACGCTTTGCGAACGCGCCGGCGTGCGCCTGACTACCTTGCGCAAACGCGTGCTCGAACTGGTCTGGCAAAGCCACAAGCCGCTCGGTGCCTACGACATTCTTGCCGAGCTGAGCACTCAGGACGGCCGCCGCGCCGCACCGCCGACCGTTTATCGAGCGCTGGATTTTCTCCTGGAGAACGGGCTTGTCCACCGCATTGCCTCGCTCAATGCCTTCATCGGTTGCAACCATCCGGAGCATCCTCACCAAGGGCAGTTTCTCATTTGCCGCAACTGTCACACCGCCATCGAGCTGGAGCAGGCCACTGTCAGCGCAGCCATCGACCACGCGGCGCGCAGCGTCGATTTCCAGGTAGAAGGCCAGACGGTGGAAGTGGTCGGCCTTTGCGCCATATGCCGGAGCGCGGCATGA